From a single Amphiprion ocellaris isolate individual 3 ecotype Okinawa chromosome 18, ASM2253959v1, whole genome shotgun sequence genomic region:
- the LOC111564622 gene encoding glucagon-like peptide 2 receptor has translation MHSTMPTLLPPWHKRTKLLLSLVFIILNQQVTGSLLESLIAKRTEYWENCNRTLTTDALAKTGNFCKGTFDTFACWPHSSPGNVSVPCPPYLPWVSEDNTRRVHRECLENGRWRRMENSSEPWRDDSECQEDHYFKDKEDEMFRQTALRLISVIGYSLSLFSLTLATLLMGMLRKLHCTRNYIHMNLFVSFILRAVAVISKEIILYIMYSNLPKDDTGWNSYSSSVIALMCKFSKVCMEYFVACNYFWLLVEAIFLHTLLFTAVLTKRRLLKKYMLLGWGTPVMFVTPWTVVKILYENTECWSIVNRWFWWIIRGPITVSVLVIFFIFIKILMLLLSKLKADQVKFTDYRYSLARATLVLIPLLGIHEVVFTVLIDECVEGNSRYARNFVNLTLSSFQGFLVAVLYCFANGEVQAELKKRWQLFLFANHFKVRTCIRGAPLKHLWKCTRGHRPQCSRQSDSYDEGGTLTTHPHMLQVAVHGGGGALGLGEVKSHGLKCCEATGLDFLTRKSLSSSDGEMTLGETMEEILEESEF, from the exons ATGCACAGCACCATGCCAACCCTGCTGCCACCCTGGCACAAGAGGACCAAACTCCTGCTTTCACTTGTCTTTATCATCCTCAACCAACAG GTGACAGGCTCATTGCTGGAAAGTCTGATAGCCAAACGGACTGAGTACTGGGAGAACTGCAACAGAACTCTGACAACAGATGCACTCGCAAAAACTG GAAACTTCTGCAAAGGAACATTTGACACGTTCGCCTGTTGGCCCCATTCGTCTCCTGGGAACGTGTCGGTCCCCTGTCCTCCTTACTTACCTTGGGTCAGCGAGG ACAACACCAGGAGGGTACACAGAGAGTGCTTGGAAAATGGGAGATGGCGACGGATGGAGAACTCCTCCGAACCCTGGAGGGATGATTCTGAATGTCAGGAGGACCATTACTTTAAAGATAAG gagGACGAAATGTTTCGCCAGACAGCCCTGAGGCTCATCTCTGTCATTGGCTACTCCCTGTCCCTGTTCTCCCTCACACTGGCTACTCTGCTGATGGGCATGCTGAG GAAGCTTCACTGTACCAGGAACTACATCCACATGAATCTATTTGTGTCATTCATCCTGAGAGCTGTGGCCGTCATTTCTAAGGAAATCATTTTGTACATCATGTATTCCAACTTACCCAAGGACGATACTGGGTGGAACTCCTATTCGAGCTCTGTG ATAGCACTGATGTGCAAATTCTCAAAAGTGTGCATGGAATACTTTGTGGCCTGTAACTACTTCTGGCTCTTGGTGGAGGCCATCTTCCTTCACACGCTGCTCTTCACTGCTGTGCTGACCAAGAGGCGCCTGTTAAAGAAATACATGCTGCTAGGATGGG GAACTCCCGTCATGTTTGTAACCCCATGGACAGTGGTCaaaattttatatgaaaacacaGA ATGCTGGTCAATTGTGAACAGATGGTTCTGGTGGATAATAAGAGGCCCAATTACTGTATCAGTGCTT GTAATTTTCTTCATATTCATCAAGattctgatgctgctgctgtccaagCTGAAAGCAGATCAAGTTAAATTTACCGACTACAGATACAG CTTGGCCAGAGCAACGCTGGTGCTGATTCCTCTGCTGGGAATCCATGAAGTGGTCTTCACTGTGCTGATAGATGAGTGTGTGGAGGGCAACAGTCGCTATGCCAGGAACTTTGTCAACCTCACCCTCAGCTCTTTCCAG gGCTTTTTGGTAGCAGTGTTGTACTGTTTTGCTAATGGAGAG GTCCAAGCTGAACTGAAAAAGCGCTGGCAGCTTTTCTTGTTCGCCAACCACTTCAAGGTCCGGACCTGTATTCGGGGAGCACCACTCAAACATCTGTGGAAGTGCACCAGAGGACACCGGCCACAGTGCTCTCGGCAGAGTGACTCCTACGACGAAGGCGGCACTCTGACAACACACCCCCACATGCTACAGGTGGCTGTGCACGGAGGAGGTGGCGCTCTAGGACTAGGAGAGGTGAAAAGTCACGGCCTGAAGTGCTGTGAAGCCACAGGGCTCGACTTTCTCACCAGGAAGAGTCTCTCCAGTAGCGATGGTGAGATGACACTTGGGGAGACCATGGAGGAGATTCTAGAGGAGAGCGAATTCTGA
- the LOC129347450 gene encoding basic salivary proline-rich protein 2-like, with protein sequence MSPSPSSCLLRQPSSAEEATGVPHQPESASSAGATNQPSPVHYLTGHNPALSVGAHPDGTQPASSPASPQPTSFPSNSESAPRCVRTGVLSLQSRSNHGHTPLPDYPAYAVFPSPLDDVCSKSSFDGTRLAFKPSPGRKRGPRQRSSQSPPISSSDLCSFLLDRALGLDNFHPSQTSSPPEPGPQYPDEPPSRRSSRRKRGSWRPQTSPPMSAAEVLPPPPISEGVDDAASPVPEGVDDAASPVPEGVVDAASPVSEGVDDAVDSASPVSEGIDAVDTASPISERVDAVDAASASNQPESADQPPGRETPPGRETIEPGSAVSLSGPETIEPGSAVSLSGPETVGPISAEKTPAPGSPEGSRLHLIRFPDRPPARPPEGFSRLRRRPPEGFRLLCRQPPEGSRLHTGPLKVSCGVGTKTLTSDSLGPVGYRVEPLWSRLLMESADAQLEWDLGSIVLFFELLLRLMA encoded by the exons ATGTcaccctctccttcctcctgcctgtTAAGACAGCCCAGCAGTGCAGAGGAGGCAACAGGTGTTCCTCATCAGCCAGAATCAGCCAGCTCAGCGGGTGCAACTAATCAGCCTTCTCCAGTCCACTATTTAACCGGACACAACCCAGCTCTCAGTGTGGGAGC CCACCCAGACGGCACTCAGCCTGCTAGTTCACCTGCTAGCCCCCAGCCCACTAGTTTCCCCTCCAACTCCGAATCCGCCCCACGTTGCGTTAGGACTGGAGTTCTGAGTCTCCAGTCAAGGAGTAACCATGGACATACCCCATTACCCGATTACCCCGCATATGCTGTTTTCCCTAGCCCCCTGGACGATGTTTGTAGCAAGTCTTCGTTCGATGGGACCCGTCTCGCTTTTAAGCCCAGCCCTGGTCGAAAGCGGGGTCCCCGACAACGGAGTTCCCAGTCACCTCCCATCTCCTCTAGCGACCTGTGCTCTTTCCTGCTCGATAGAGCCCTGGGACTAGACAATTTCCACCCCAGTCAGACCAGTTCCCCACCTGAACCCGGACCCCAGTACCCTGACGAGCCACCCTCCAGAAGGTCTTCCAGAAGGAAGAGAGGTTCCTGGAGACCCCAGACCTCGCCACCGatgagcgccgcagaggtcctgccgccgccgccga tctccgagggggtcgacgacgcggCCTCACCCGTTCctgagggggtcgacgacgccgcctcacccgttcCTGAGGGGgttgtcgacgccgcctcacccgtttccgagggggtcgacgacgctgTCGActccgcctcacccgtctccgaggggatCGACGCTGTCGACACCGCCTCACCCAtctccgagcgggtcgacgctgtcgacgccgcctccgccTCGAACCAGCCTGAGTCAGCTGACCAaccccctggccgagagact ccccctggccgagagactatTGAGCCCGGGTCAGCGGTCAGCCTCTCCGGCCCAGAGACTATTGAGCCCGGGTCAGCGGTCAGCCTCTCCGGCCCAGAGACTGTTGGGCCCATATCAGCTGAAAAAACCCCTGCCCCTGGgtctccagaggggtcccgccttcacCTGATCCGGTTCCCAGACCGGCCtccagcccggcctccagaggggttcaGTCGCCttcgtcgccggcctcccgaggggttccgcctcctttGCCGCcagcctccagaggggtcccgccttc ACACcggacctctgaaggtgtcctgtggtgttggCACCAAGACATTGACATCAGAttctttgggtcctgtgggttacaGAGTGGAGCCTCTGTGGTCCAGACTTCTGATGGAGTCTGCTGATGCTCAATTGGAGTGGGATCTGGGGAGTATAGTCCTGTTCTTTGAGCTGTTACTTAGGCTGATGGCATGA